From Acidothermus cellulolyticus 11B, a single genomic window includes:
- the hemL gene encoding glutamate-1-semialdehyde 2,1-aminomutase produces the protein MTSPGTDAVSAACFERARARIPGGVNSPVRAFRAVGGTPRFIQSGAGPYLVDVDGNRYVDLVCSWGPLILGHAHPAVVAAVKQAAERGTSFGAPTEAEIEMAEEIARRVPAVEMIRLVNSGTEATMSALRLARAYTNRPLVVKFAGCYHGHVDALLSAAGSGVATLGLPGTPGVTPGQAAETIVLPYNDIDAVRTAFERYGGEIACVIVEAAAANMGVVPPEPGFNRALADIAHENGALLVLDEVLTGFRVSSAGWWGRDPVAADLFTFGKVIGGGLPIGAFGGRRDIMQLLAPAGTVYQAGTLSGNPVAVAAGLATLRESTPDIYARLDHVAAVLARALRDEFGRIGLPHQVQQAGNLFSVFFTTEPVRNYAQATGQEAWRYPPFFHALLDRGVHPPPSVYEAWFVSAAHDDAAVNQILDALPAAVRAAADARPPG, from the coding sequence ATGACCTCCCCCGGCACCGATGCCGTCTCCGCCGCATGTTTCGAACGCGCCCGCGCCCGCATTCCTGGGGGAGTGAATTCACCGGTCCGCGCCTTCCGCGCGGTCGGCGGCACACCACGGTTCATCCAATCCGGCGCCGGCCCGTATCTGGTGGACGTGGATGGCAATCGGTACGTCGACCTGGTCTGCTCATGGGGACCGCTCATTCTCGGACACGCCCATCCTGCGGTGGTCGCGGCCGTGAAGCAGGCGGCGGAACGCGGCACAAGTTTCGGGGCGCCGACCGAAGCGGAAATCGAAATGGCGGAGGAGATCGCCCGGCGGGTTCCGGCCGTCGAGATGATCCGGCTGGTGAATTCCGGAACCGAGGCCACCATGAGCGCCCTGCGGCTTGCCCGCGCCTATACCAACCGGCCGCTGGTGGTGAAATTCGCCGGCTGCTACCACGGTCACGTCGACGCCCTGCTCTCCGCCGCCGGAAGCGGAGTCGCCACCCTTGGCCTTCCCGGAACCCCTGGTGTCACCCCCGGGCAAGCCGCGGAGACGATTGTCCTGCCCTACAACGACATCGACGCGGTGCGGACGGCCTTCGAAAGGTACGGCGGAGAAATTGCGTGCGTCATCGTGGAAGCAGCTGCGGCAAACATGGGCGTCGTCCCACCCGAGCCTGGTTTCAACCGCGCACTTGCCGACATCGCGCACGAGAACGGCGCCCTGCTGGTGCTCGACGAAGTGCTGACAGGTTTCCGGGTGTCCTCGGCGGGCTGGTGGGGCCGTGACCCGGTCGCGGCGGACCTCTTCACCTTCGGGAAAGTCATCGGCGGCGGGCTGCCCATCGGCGCGTTCGGCGGCCGGCGGGACATCATGCAGCTCCTCGCCCCGGCCGGGACTGTCTACCAGGCCGGAACGCTGTCGGGAAATCCGGTTGCCGTGGCGGCGGGGCTGGCGACGCTGCGAGAGAGCACGCCCGACATTTATGCGCGCCTGGACCACGTCGCCGCCGTCCTCGCCCGCGCATTGCGTGATGAATTCGGCCGGATCGGCCTGCCGCACCAGGTGCAGCAGGCCGGCAACCTGTTCTCGGTCTTCTTCACGACCGAGCCGGTGCGCAACTACGCCCAGGCCACCGGGCAGGAGGCGTGGCGGTACCCGCCGTTCTTCCATGCCCTTCTCGACCGCGGTGTTCATCCGCCGCCGTCGGTGTACGAAGCCTGGTTTGTCTCCGCAGCGCACGATGACGCCGCCGTCAACCAGATTCTCGATGCGCTTCCGGCCGCGGTCCGCGCCGCAGCCGACGCGAGGCCGCCGGGCTGA
- the hemB gene encoding porphobilinogen synthase, translated as MDAGPIRPRRLRGTAALRRLVAETALTPADLVLPLFVKEDAREPVPVASMPGVVQHTRDSVRKAAHDAVEAGVGGLLLFGIPAQKDDRGSAADDPDGIIQRTLRDLRTEFGDDTVLIADLCLDEYTSHGHCGVLRETRTGEWIVDNDATLDRYATIAVAQAEAGAHVVAPSGMMDGQVGAIRTALDGAGFSDTAILAYSAKYASALYGPFRDAAECAPAFGDRRGYQQDAANAREALREVALDVAQGADMVMVKPALAYLDIVRAVRNAVDIPVAAYHVSGEYAMVEAAAAQGWIDRRAVILELLTGIRRAGADIVITYWASEAARWLH; from the coding sequence ATGGACGCCGGCCCAATCCGGCCGCGCAGGCTGCGCGGCACCGCTGCACTGCGGCGGCTGGTCGCCGAAACGGCCCTCACCCCGGCGGATCTCGTCTTACCGCTGTTTGTGAAGGAAGACGCCCGTGAACCGGTCCCGGTCGCCTCGATGCCCGGCGTCGTCCAGCACACCCGGGATTCCGTGCGGAAGGCGGCCCACGACGCTGTGGAAGCCGGCGTCGGCGGCCTGCTGCTCTTCGGGATCCCGGCCCAGAAGGACGACCGCGGCTCGGCGGCCGACGATCCGGACGGGATCATTCAACGAACTTTGCGCGACTTGCGCACCGAATTCGGCGATGACACCGTTCTGATCGCTGACCTCTGCCTGGATGAGTACACCAGCCACGGGCACTGCGGAGTGCTCCGCGAGACGCGCACCGGCGAATGGATCGTCGACAACGACGCGACCCTCGACCGCTATGCAACCATCGCCGTTGCGCAGGCGGAGGCCGGTGCACACGTCGTCGCGCCGAGCGGCATGATGGACGGCCAGGTCGGCGCCATCCGAACCGCTCTCGACGGCGCAGGTTTCTCCGACACCGCGATCCTCGCGTACTCGGCGAAATATGCATCCGCGTTGTACGGGCCGTTCCGCGACGCCGCCGAATGTGCGCCGGCTTTCGGAGATCGTCGCGGCTACCAGCAGGACGCCGCCAATGCGCGGGAAGCGCTGCGGGAAGTTGCGCTGGACGTCGCTCAAGGCGCGGACATGGTGATGGTCAAACCCGCCCTTGCGTACCTCGACATTGTCCGCGCGGTACGCAACGCCGTTGACATTCCCGTTGCGGCGTACCACGTAAGCGGTGAGTACGCGATGGTGGAGGCGGCTGCGGCGCAGGGTTGGATCGACCGGCGGGCTGTGATTCTCGAGCTTCTCACCGGGATCCGCCGGGCGGGGGCCGACATCGTCATCACGTACTGGGCAAGCGAGGCGGCCCGATGGCTGCACTGA
- a CDS encoding glutamyl-tRNA reductase, whose amino-acid sequence MSLLVVGVSHRGTPLSLLERAVLDSDQATKLLDDLVGSPVVREGMVLSTCNRVEIYACVEKFHPALTLISELLSRHGNVNFDEIAGHVHVHYDDRAVQHLFAVAAGLDSMLIGEHQVVGQVRDAFRLAQERGYAGRDLHAIVQDALHAARRVRAETRIDSAGQTLVDVGLQILSERLGPLAGRRALVIGAGAMASVAVAALTRVGITGLTVASRTLRRATALAQRYNGQAAALEKLADLLAETDVVVSCTGSVHPVVDAATLTKAVAGRTNPLGILDIALPHDVDPDVDRLPNVIRVDLETLRPVLENTASSADVRHARHILDEEFDAHVARRAAVGVVPTVVALRDKAARVVAAELRRLEKRLPELDPRQFEEIRTTVHRVVDKLLHAPTVRVQELAGLAGPDSYSEALRTLFDLDPAQPVAISAPQPSTDSPARAAYQPTDEAATDAEPRRDDAEPPSAAAAQDAGRESRP is encoded by the coding sequence ATGAGCCTGCTCGTCGTCGGGGTGTCGCATCGCGGAACGCCGCTCTCCCTGCTTGAACGGGCCGTTCTGGATTCCGATCAGGCCACGAAGCTTCTCGACGATCTCGTCGGTTCCCCGGTGGTCCGGGAAGGAATGGTGCTCTCGACCTGCAATCGGGTGGAAATCTACGCGTGCGTCGAGAAATTCCATCCTGCGTTGACCCTCATCTCCGAATTGCTCAGCCGGCACGGCAACGTCAATTTCGACGAGATCGCCGGCCACGTGCACGTCCATTACGACGACCGCGCTGTGCAGCACCTTTTCGCGGTGGCCGCCGGACTTGACTCCATGCTGATCGGCGAACACCAAGTCGTCGGCCAAGTCCGCGACGCGTTCCGGCTCGCGCAAGAACGCGGTTACGCCGGCCGTGACCTCCACGCAATCGTCCAGGACGCCCTGCACGCCGCCCGCAGGGTGCGCGCCGAGACGCGGATCGATTCCGCAGGACAGACCCTGGTGGACGTCGGGTTGCAGATTCTCAGCGAGCGGTTGGGCCCCTTGGCCGGACGCCGCGCACTCGTCATCGGCGCGGGGGCGATGGCATCAGTGGCCGTTGCCGCTCTCACGCGGGTGGGCATCACCGGGCTCACCGTCGCCAGTCGGACGCTCCGCCGCGCGACCGCGCTGGCCCAGCGGTACAACGGGCAGGCCGCGGCGCTCGAGAAACTCGCCGACCTTCTCGCCGAGACCGACGTCGTCGTCTCGTGCACCGGCTCGGTCCACCCGGTCGTCGACGCAGCCACCCTGACGAAGGCCGTCGCCGGGCGCACGAATCCGCTCGGCATTCTCGACATCGCCCTGCCGCATGACGTCGACCCGGACGTCGACCGGTTGCCCAACGTGATCCGGGTCGATCTCGAAACGCTGCGCCCGGTGTTGGAGAACACGGCCAGCAGCGCGGACGTCCGGCACGCCCGGCACATCCTCGACGAGGAATTCGACGCGCACGTGGCCCGGCGCGCCGCCGTCGGCGTCGTACCGACGGTCGTTGCGCTCCGCGACAAAGCGGCCCGGGTGGTCGCCGCCGAATTGCGCCGCCTCGAGAAGCGGCTTCCGGAATTGGATCCGCGGCAATTCGAGGAAATTCGGACCACGGTTCACCGGGTCGTCGACAAATTGCTGCACGCCCCGACCGTGCGGGTGCAGGAACTTGCCGGCCTGGCCGGACCGGATTCCTACTCGGAGGCGCTGCGGACGCTCTTCGACCTCGATCCGGCCCAGCCCGTCGCCATCTCCGCTCCGCAGCCCAGCACCGACTCCCCGGCGCGGGCGGCGTACCAACCGACCGACGAAGCCGCGACAGACGCTGAACCGCGGCGGGACGACGCTGAACCCCCGTCGGCCGCCGCGGCGCAGGACGCCGGCCGGGAGAGCCGCCCATGA
- a CDS encoding aspartate aminotransferase family protein, translating to MSFNLRALLTERAGENYDLHGRYVNPQVPRVLKTLGFDRIYQRAEGCYLYDDAGNRYLDMLAGFGVHGVGRNHPVVRQALHDLLDAELADMVQFDAPLLAGLFAERLLQKAPGLDRVFFCNSGSEAVEAALKFARAATGRPRIVFLDHAYHGLTAGALSVNGAEEFRKGFGPLLPATPIEIGDLDALRRELKKGDVAAFLVEPIQGKGVHIPPPGFLAAAQQELRHYGALLICDEVQTGIGRTGRFFGYEHEGVDPDIVTVAKALSGGFVPIGATLAKREVFDKVFSSMDRVFVHASTFMGNAMAMTAGLATLAIVEDEGLVANAERMGHLLVESLRAVASRYELIADIRGRGLMIGIEFGRPKSLKLRAGWSMLQAARRGLFAQLVVVPLFTRHRILTQVAGDHIDVVKLLPPLVISETEVKMFVDAFVDVMDDAHTGSGLLWDFGRTLVGQAIRR from the coding sequence ATGAGTTTCAACCTGCGCGCCCTGCTCACCGAACGTGCCGGCGAGAACTACGACCTGCACGGGCGTTACGTCAATCCACAGGTTCCCCGCGTCCTCAAGACACTCGGCTTCGACCGGATATACCAGCGCGCCGAGGGGTGTTACCTGTACGACGACGCCGGCAACCGCTACCTGGACATGCTTGCCGGTTTCGGCGTGCACGGCGTCGGCCGGAATCATCCGGTTGTGCGTCAGGCCCTGCACGACCTGCTGGACGCCGAACTGGCAGACATGGTGCAATTCGACGCCCCCTTGCTGGCCGGGCTGTTCGCCGAGCGGCTGTTGCAGAAGGCCCCCGGCTTGGACCGCGTTTTCTTCTGCAACAGCGGATCGGAGGCCGTTGAGGCGGCGTTGAAGTTTGCGCGGGCGGCGACCGGACGGCCGCGGATCGTATTCCTGGACCACGCTTACCACGGGCTCACCGCCGGCGCGTTGTCGGTGAACGGCGCCGAGGAATTCCGGAAGGGCTTCGGGCCGCTGCTCCCGGCGACGCCGATCGAGATCGGCGACCTCGATGCGCTCCGCCGGGAACTGAAGAAGGGGGACGTTGCCGCATTTCTCGTCGAACCGATCCAAGGCAAGGGCGTGCACATTCCGCCGCCCGGTTTTCTCGCCGCCGCCCAGCAGGAGCTGCGCCATTACGGTGCATTGCTCATCTGTGACGAGGTGCAGACCGGCATCGGCCGCACCGGCCGATTCTTCGGCTATGAGCACGAGGGCGTCGATCCGGACATTGTCACGGTGGCGAAGGCGCTCTCCGGAGGCTTCGTGCCGATCGGAGCGACCTTGGCGAAACGCGAGGTTTTCGACAAGGTCTTCTCCTCGATGGACCGGGTCTTTGTCCATGCCTCCACGTTCATGGGGAACGCGATGGCAATGACGGCCGGGCTGGCCACCCTTGCCATCGTGGAGGACGAGGGCTTGGTCGCCAACGCTGAGCGGATGGGTCACCTGTTGGTGGAATCGCTGCGGGCGGTCGCCTCCCGGTACGAGCTCATCGCCGACATCCGCGGCCGCGGTCTGATGATCGGCATCGAATTCGGCCGGCCGAAATCCCTGAAGCTCCGCGCGGGTTGGTCGATGCTGCAAGCCGCCCGTCGCGGCCTGTTCGCGCAACTCGTCGTCGTCCCGCTGTTCACCCGGCACCGGATCCTCACCCAGGTCGCCGGTGACCACATCGACGTCGTGAAATTGTTGCCCCCGCTGGTCATCAGCGAGACGGAAGTGAAGATGTTCGTTGACGCATTCGTCGACGTGATGGACGACGCACATACCGGCAGTGGCCTGCTCTGGGACTTCGGCCGGACTCTGGTCGGGCAGGCAATCCGCCGTTAG
- a CDS encoding alkaline phosphatase family protein produces MTRPAADSRTRPSLRLLASVVSCCFLAAGCTAGRTPAGLPTPSHSAGAVVLPSAGTFSAPGSSAAHPSTPAATPAQSPPATGSPSGLPSAARPCGWIGLPPHYQHVVWIWLENKDYASVIGNPSAPYENALANACGLATNAHGITHPSLPNYLAATGGSTFGVHDDAGPAAHPISGPSIFRQIDQAGKSWRAYEESMPYACATASSGEYAVKHNPAAYYVDERAECLHNDVPLDPQLAADASAGRLPSFAFVTPNLCHDMHDCSVAAGDRWLAETLPMLLNSATYRNGELVIVLTFDEGVGSANRIPTIVIAPTIQPGTRVSARLDHYSLLRGTEDLLGLPPLGAAAQAASLAAAFGL; encoded by the coding sequence ATGACCCGGCCCGCCGCGGACTCCCGGACGAGACCGAGTCTGCGGCTGCTCGCCTCGGTGGTCAGCTGCTGTTTCCTCGCAGCAGGCTGCACAGCCGGGCGGACGCCGGCCGGTCTTCCCACCCCGTCGCACTCTGCCGGCGCCGTGGTTCTGCCGTCCGCGGGAACGTTCTCCGCACCTGGAAGCAGCGCAGCGCACCCATCCACGCCGGCCGCGACCCCGGCGCAATCCCCTCCGGCGACCGGCTCGCCGTCCGGTCTGCCGTCGGCGGCGCGCCCGTGCGGGTGGATCGGATTGCCGCCGCATTACCAGCACGTCGTATGGATCTGGCTGGAGAACAAGGACTACGCGTCCGTCATCGGCAATCCATCGGCGCCGTACGAGAACGCGCTCGCCAATGCCTGCGGGCTGGCGACCAACGCCCACGGGATCACGCATCCGTCGCTGCCGAATTACCTCGCCGCCACCGGAGGATCAACCTTTGGGGTGCACGACGACGCCGGTCCCGCCGCCCATCCGATTTCCGGTCCGTCGATTTTCCGCCAAATCGACCAGGCGGGCAAGAGCTGGCGCGCGTACGAGGAGTCCATGCCGTACGCCTGCGCAACCGCGTCATCGGGCGAGTACGCCGTCAAACACAACCCGGCCGCGTACTACGTCGACGAGCGGGCCGAGTGTCTCCACAACGACGTGCCGCTTGACCCGCAGCTCGCGGCCGACGCCTCGGCCGGCCGACTGCCGTCCTTCGCCTTCGTCACGCCGAATCTCTGCCATGACATGCACGACTGCTCGGTGGCGGCCGGTGACCGCTGGCTGGCAGAAACCCTGCCGATGCTGCTGAATTCGGCGACGTACCGGAACGGTGAGCTCGTCATCGTCCTCACCTTCGATGAGGGCGTCGGTTCCGCGAACCGGATTCCGACCATCGTGATCGCCCCGACGATTCAGCCCGGAACACGGGTCAGCGCTCGGCTCGACCACTACAGCCTGCTGCGCGGCACCGAGGATCTCCTCGGCCTCCCGCCGCTGGGCGCCGCGGCACAGGCGGCGTCGTTGGCCGCCGCCTTCGGCTTGTAG
- a CDS encoding redox-sensing transcriptional repressor Rex — MRSTTTRSTSTRGIPEASIARLPVYLRVLQNLADAGVATVSSQHLATAAGVNPAKLRKDLSHLGSYGTRGVGYEVDYLIYQISRELGLTQDWAVAIVGVGNLGRALANYGGFASRGFRIACLFDADPRQIGRRVGSLIVHDIADLEQIVAAERVAIGVIATPAAAAQEVCDRLVRAGIRSILNFAPAILVVPPTVEIRKVDLSTELQILAFHAQRRALHDGTDHQTRRDTPDSEFRRDLQPDPATPPAAAPQPATPRNGSAPRPRTTEFSVGSARRPLAEEADRTAGVLR, encoded by the coding sequence GTGCGTTCCACCACAACGCGGTCCACCAGCACGCGAGGCATTCCCGAGGCGTCGATCGCCCGTCTTCCCGTGTACCTACGGGTCTTGCAGAATCTCGCGGACGCCGGCGTCGCAACCGTCTCGTCGCAGCATCTCGCGACCGCGGCCGGGGTCAATCCCGCCAAGCTTCGCAAGGACCTCTCCCACCTCGGCTCCTACGGCACCCGGGGCGTGGGATACGAGGTCGATTACCTGATCTATCAGATCTCCCGGGAACTCGGCCTCACCCAGGACTGGGCCGTCGCAATCGTCGGAGTCGGAAACCTCGGGCGGGCGCTGGCGAATTACGGCGGTTTCGCCAGCCGGGGCTTCCGGATCGCCTGCCTCTTCGACGCCGACCCGCGCCAGATTGGACGTCGCGTCGGCTCGCTCATCGTCCACGACATTGCCGACCTGGAACAGATCGTGGCGGCCGAGCGGGTGGCGATCGGTGTCATCGCAACGCCGGCGGCCGCAGCCCAGGAGGTCTGCGACCGCTTGGTGCGGGCCGGCATTCGCAGCATCCTGAATTTCGCGCCGGCGATTCTCGTCGTGCCGCCGACTGTGGAGATTCGCAAGGTCGATCTCTCGACAGAGCTGCAAATCCTAGCCTTCCACGCCCAGCGGCGGGCCCTGCACGACGGCACGGACCATCAGACCCGCCGCGACACGCCGGATTCCGAATTCCGACGGGACCTCCAGCCGGACCCGGCGACGCCACCCGCCGCAGCACCTCAGCCGGCGACGCCGAGAAACGGATCCGCGCCGCGGCCGCGGACGACGGAATTCTCCGTCGGCTCGGCGCGCCGTCCGCTGGCCGAAGAGGCGGACCGCACGGCGGGGGTGCTGCGATGA
- a CDS encoding HAD family hydrolase — protein sequence MAALMPENGRPKAVLLDAGGVLLLPNPWAVAATLRAAGGRPDLRTLHRAHYSGIAAMDRVGQADWRLYFANLAAVADVPPDRRDDAVAGLAALFGAPVYSLWNVVPDGVIENLQHLAATGVAIAVVSNADGLVEETLRRCEVPVEVVIDSTVVGYAKPDPEIFRIALNRLGISADRVVHVGDMALADVDGARAAGIHPLHLDPYGDCPHPPGAHAHIRSLAEVVELVRG from the coding sequence ATGGCTGCACTGATGCCGGAGAATGGACGCCCCAAGGCGGTGTTGTTGGACGCCGGCGGCGTGCTGCTGCTGCCGAATCCGTGGGCGGTTGCGGCCACGCTCCGTGCCGCCGGAGGCAGACCCGACCTTCGCACCCTGCATCGCGCGCATTACTCGGGAATCGCCGCGATGGACCGGGTTGGACAGGCCGATTGGCGACTGTACTTCGCCAATTTGGCCGCCGTGGCCGACGTACCGCCGGATCGGCGCGACGACGCTGTCGCCGGACTGGCCGCGCTCTTCGGCGCGCCGGTGTACAGCCTGTGGAACGTCGTCCCTGACGGCGTCATCGAGAATCTCCAGCACCTCGCCGCGACCGGGGTGGCCATTGCGGTGGTGTCGAACGCGGACGGCTTGGTCGAGGAGACCTTGCGGCGGTGCGAGGTGCCGGTGGAGGTGGTGATCGACTCGACTGTGGTCGGGTACGCCAAACCCGATCCGGAGATCTTCCGGATCGCATTGAACCGGCTCGGCATCTCAGCGGACCGCGTCGTGCACGTCGGTGACATGGCGCTCGCCGATGTGGACGGCGCCCGGGCGGCCGGCATACATCCGCTCCACCTGGACCCGTACGGCGATTGCCCGCATCCGCCGGGAGCGCACGCGCACATCCGTTCGTTAGCCGAGGTGGTCGAGCTCGTAAGGGGATGA
- a CDS encoding uroporphyrinogen-III synthase translates to MTSTTKGQVAFVGLGPGDPDLLTLRAVDLLGRADVIVCDTAPPQAVSRHFRDGAAVTDFSAAESGNPAGRTERAKYLVDAAKSGAQVVRLVEGDPLLDTSHDEIAACVKAHIGFEIVPAVPAATGIPAYAGIPLVDSRHHEIRIVDVRTGAPKWAELGKTTATTVLIGVDDIPGAAEALMSAGRNAQTPVAVTHGGTTTAQHTVVATLDSLAAEVKAAGLPSPVVMVVGDVVKHRANFSWFEAKPLFGWRVLVPRTKEQAAALSEKLRAHGAIPVEVPTISVEPPRTPQQMDRAIRGLVTGRYEWLALTSANAVRAVLEKFEEYGLDARAFSGIKIAAVGEQTAAILRAHGIKPDLVPSGEQSAAGLLADFPPYDKVLDPINRVLLPRADIATDTLVAGLVELGWEVEDVTAYRTVRAAPPPAPIREAIKTGGFDAVCFTSSSTVRNLVGIAGKPHASTVIACIGPQTAKTAEEHGLRVDVLAPEPSMAALVDALAEFGLAQREAAIAAGEWTGKPGRPRVGHRRRAR, encoded by the coding sequence ATGACGAGCACGACCAAAGGTCAGGTGGCGTTCGTGGGGCTCGGCCCCGGCGACCCTGACCTCCTCACCCTCCGCGCCGTCGATCTTCTCGGCCGGGCGGACGTCATCGTCTGCGACACCGCGCCGCCGCAGGCGGTCTCTCGGCACTTCCGCGACGGCGCCGCTGTGACGGATTTCTCCGCCGCGGAATCCGGCAACCCGGCCGGCAGAACGGAACGAGCGAAATACCTTGTGGACGCGGCGAAATCCGGTGCTCAGGTCGTCCGGTTGGTCGAAGGGGATCCGCTCCTCGATACCAGCCACGACGAAATTGCCGCGTGCGTGAAGGCTCATATCGGCTTCGAAATCGTGCCCGCCGTCCCCGCGGCGACCGGAATTCCCGCGTACGCAGGCATTCCGCTGGTCGACTCCCGCCACCACGAGATCCGGATCGTCGACGTGCGCACCGGGGCCCCTAAATGGGCGGAGCTCGGGAAGACCACCGCCACCACCGTCCTGATCGGCGTCGACGACATCCCCGGCGCCGCCGAGGCGTTGATGTCGGCGGGGCGCAACGCACAGACCCCGGTTGCCGTGACCCACGGGGGGACGACGACCGCACAGCACACCGTCGTTGCCACCCTCGATTCCCTTGCCGCGGAGGTAAAAGCGGCCGGCCTGCCGTCACCGGTCGTCATGGTCGTCGGTGACGTCGTCAAACATCGGGCGAATTTCTCGTGGTTTGAGGCGAAGCCCCTGTTCGGCTGGCGGGTGCTCGTGCCGCGGACCAAGGAGCAAGCCGCCGCGCTCTCCGAGAAACTGCGGGCGCACGGGGCGATCCCGGTTGAAGTGCCGACGATTTCCGTTGAACCGCCGCGCACGCCGCAGCAGATGGATCGGGCGATCCGCGGTCTCGTCACCGGCCGCTATGAGTGGCTGGCCCTGACATCGGCGAACGCCGTCCGCGCGGTGCTGGAGAAATTCGAGGAATACGGGCTTGACGCCCGCGCCTTCTCCGGCATCAAAATCGCCGCCGTCGGCGAGCAGACCGCGGCGATCCTGCGGGCGCACGGCATCAAGCCGGACCTCGTACCCTCCGGCGAACAGTCGGCCGCCGGCCTTCTTGCGGATTTCCCGCCGTACGACAAGGTGCTCGACCCGATCAATCGGGTGCTGCTGCCGCGCGCGGACATCGCGACGGACACATTGGTCGCCGGCCTCGTCGAACTCGGCTGGGAGGTGGAGGACGTCACTGCCTACCGGACGGTCCGCGCCGCACCGCCGCCGGCCCCGATCCGCGAAGCCATCAAGACCGGCGGTTTCGACGCCGTCTGCTTCACCTCGTCGTCAACGGTGCGCAACCTCGTCGGCATCGCCGGAAAACCACACGCGAGTACCGTTATCGCGTGCATCGGTCCGCAGACCGCGAAAACCGCGGAGGAGCACGGTCTGCGGGTCGACGTCCTCGCGCCGGAACCGTCGATGGCCGCGTTGGTCGACGCGTTGGCGGAATTCGGCCTGGCCCAACGCGAGGCGGCGATCGCCGCCGGCGAATGGACCGGCAAGCCGGGTCGACCGCGGGTCGGCCACCGGCGGCGCGCTCGATGA
- the hemC gene encoding hydroxymethylbilane synthase, whose amino-acid sequence MTTAAALSVLRLGTRRSTLARAQTEEIAGALRAAGCRVEIVGIQSTGDRHADVPLHEFAGSGVFVAELRAALLRGEVDVVVHSMKDLPTAEIPELAIAAIPRRADPRDALVTGAGCRLAELPTGAIVGTGSPRRAAQLRLLRPDLEIRPIRGNLDTRLGKLHAGGYAALIVAAAGLARLHRSEEAAEFFDPTVMLPAPGQGALAVECRRADIADGGRLAGILAGLDDPATRAAVTAERALLAAVGAGCSAPVGALGVVTADTLQLDAVVVDPSGTTAFRRSLTGTPDDASDLGRRLAADLIRAGADQLLQAPKQTGEPHDPDRHDKGTGRP is encoded by the coding sequence ATGACGACAGCCGCCGCCCTCTCCGTGCTGCGGCTGGGCACCCGGCGCAGCACGCTCGCCCGCGCGCAGACCGAGGAGATCGCCGGCGCCCTCCGTGCCGCCGGCTGCCGGGTGGAAATCGTCGGTATCCAGAGCACGGGCGATCGGCACGCCGACGTCCCCCTGCACGAATTCGCCGGCTCCGGCGTTTTCGTCGCCGAGCTCCGGGCCGCACTGCTCCGCGGCGAGGTGGACGTCGTCGTCCATTCGATGAAGGATTTGCCGACGGCGGAAATACCCGAGCTGGCCATTGCGGCCATCCCGCGCCGCGCGGATCCGCGCGATGCGCTCGTCACCGGCGCGGGATGCCGGCTGGCGGAACTGCCGACGGGTGCGATCGTCGGCACCGGATCGCCACGGCGCGCCGCCCAACTGCGGCTGCTCCGGCCGGATCTGGAAATTCGCCCGATCCGCGGTAACCTCGATACCCGGCTCGGCAAACTCCACGCAGGCGGGTACGCCGCGTTGATTGTGGCGGCGGCCGGACTTGCCCGATTGCACCGGTCGGAAGAAGCCGCCGAATTCTTCGACCCGACGGTGATGCTGCCGGCACCCGGTCAAGGCGCGCTCGCCGTCGAGTGCCGCCGGGCGGACATCGCGGACGGCGGCCGGCTCGCCGGGATTCTCGCCGGCCTGGACGATCCGGCGACCCGGGCGGCGGTCACCGCAGAGCGTGCGCTGCTGGCCGCCGTGGGCGCGGGGTGCTCGGCGCCGGTGGGTGCGCTGGGCGTGGTCACCGCGGACACCCTGCAGCTGGACGCCGTCGTCGTCGACCCGTCCGGCACGACCGCATTCCGCCGGTCGTTGACCGGGACGCCGGACGACGCAAGCGACCTCGGGCGGCGGCTCGCCGCCGATCTGATCCGCGCGGGGGCGGATCAGCTGCTCCAGGCTCCGAAACAAACGGGGGAACCGCATGACCCCGACAGGCACGACAAAGGAACAGGACGACCATGA